Below is a genomic region from Oenanthe melanoleuca isolate GR-GAL-2019-014 linkage group LGE22, OMel1.0, whole genome shotgun sequence.
TGCTATGTATCGTGTAtttatatgaatatttttaGCATATATTCATATTATactatatattattttaaatatatattaatacatAATTATATGATTTTGTACTAATTCATTATTTCCCCCCATCCCATCGTGACCCCGCCCCCATCGGGACCCTCCCTCatccccttcccatttcccgCGGCCCCTTTAAGagcgcgcggccccgccccgaACGCGATGACGTCACGACGTTCGCTCCCTGCCCCGTCCCGCGCCCTCCCCCACGGGCCGCccccgcctcctcctcctccccccccGCCGTGACTCGGGAGCCGCCGCCATGAACGGCAAAGGCGCGGCCGGCCCGGGGCCCTCGGGCCCGTTTGACCGGAGCCCCCGCCCCGAGCGCGGCGCCTTTAAGGGCGCGGGctgggcggggccgggggcggggccagggTTGCCATAGAGACGCGTGCTCAGCCTCGGTTTGACCCGGGGGCGGGGCTGGGGAGATACCAtgggaggggcggggggggggaGATACCATGGGAGGGGACACAAGGGGGAGGAGCCATTCGGGGGGCAGGGGGTGACACCGCTGGGGGGACACCGAGGCCGGGCTGATGCcctggggggcactgggagggcactgggggggGCAGTAGCACGGGGGGAACGGGGGTTTGATGCCCTGGGGGGGCGCAGGGCGCGGGGGCGATGCCATTTCCCAGCAGGGTGATTCTGGGCTGGGTCCCAAACCctaaaccccaaatcccaaaccccaaccccagacccccaaatcccaaaccccaaccccagacccccaaatcccaaaccccatctcCTGACGCGTTTCTCCCCCCAGGGCCGTTCCCAGCCCAGCGCTCCTTCCCCGGCTCTGCCGCTGCCGCCCCCCTACCCAGCCCCTGCGGCTGCGCACCCCGAGGTAGGTGGGACACCTGGCCAGGTGTTTACCTGCCCACAGTGacccaaacaaaccccattAACGCCCAGGGGTGAGCTCCAGGTgattccctgctcccccaggcaGGTGTGGGTCCCCTGGGTGCTGGATGCGCACCTGGATGTGGgatctcacctgtctcacctgtctgaCTTGCTGTTTTTGCAGCTCCACCGGCTCAGCTTTGTCCCCCTGGGCGCTGCTGGCCCCCCCAGCGtacccaggtgtgtccctgtaCCTGTCCCCgggggctctgggctgcccCGCGGGCTACTTCCCGCTGGGCCAGGTGTGCCCACCTGGAtccaccctgctgctgggggcggggctgggggcgggggGCACCGGCAGCATCCCGGTGAGTGGGGGGggtctggggtttgggatctgggaCTGGCTGGGGGCTTTGGGACAGGTGACACCAGCAGCGTCCCAGGGAGCACAGGTggatctgtgggatttgggacaggtgacaccagcagcgtcccagggagcacaggtggatctgtgggatttgggacaggTGACACCAGCAATATCCCAGGGAGCACAGGTGGAtctgggagatttgggattgggTGGGAAGGTTTgggacaggtgacaggtgacaccAGCGATATCTCAGGGAGCACAGGTggatctgtgggatttggggtttgggattggctggggggtttgggacaggtgacaccagcagcgtcccagggagcacaggtggatctgtgggatttgggacaggTGACACCAGCAGCGTCCCAGGGAGCACAGGTGGATCTGTGCGATTTGGGATTGGGTGGGAAGGTTTgggacaggtgacaggtgacaccAGCGATATCTCAGGGAGCACAGGAGGATCTGTGGTGATAgtgaccccgctgtcccctgtgGTGACACTGACTGCCCCCTATCGTGACAgtgaccccgctgtcccctaTCGTGACAGTGACCGTCCCCCCCGTTTGTCTCTTGCAGCCGCCGCCCCCCGGGTGCCCCCCGGGCCCCCCGCCGCTGCCCGGAGCCGCCGTCCTGCTGCCCCCACCCAAGGGGGGCTTCctggggggggctgggggcggctTCTGGTGAGGGGGGGGCGGGTTTGGGGGACCCCCACCCGTCTGCCCCTCCCCCCAGGTACCTGTGCAGGGTCTGGGGACCCCTCGAGGCCCCGTGCAGGTGACACGAGTGGGTGACGGGGAGGGGGGGTCGGTCACAACGAGGggtgagctcagccctgccccgtCCTCATTTACACTCAGCTCTAATTAATTAATGGCCTAATTATGCCCTGGGGCGGGgtttcccttctgctctgctggacCCATCCAGGTTTCCCTTCTTTTCGGGAAAGGTGGATTTGGGGTAGAGAACAGAGAGAAATCTCCTCTCCAGAGGCAAAGGTCCCTTCCCAAAAGCAAAAATCTCCTTCCCAGCAGTGGGAGGACACCTGGACACCCCCTCACCCCCTCCCACCTTTCTCTCCCAAAACCCCCCTGGGCAGTTTTGACCCTCTCCAGTGGATTGTTGCACTTTGCTCTAATCAAAGCCGTGGCCGGTGCTGGGCCgtgccgccgctcccggggATCCTCCCGGtgcagccgggccgggcccagcCCGAGCTCCGTTAGCAAAGGCTCGGCTCTAACTCAGGCCGAGCCTTAAACCCCCCGGCAGGGCTGCACCCCTGGGGACGGCAGGAACAGCCCCCGGCTGCTTTGGGGGTTATCGATGGGTTTATTAGTGGGGTTATCAGTGGGGTTATCAATGGGTTAATCAATGGGTATCAGTGGGTTTATCAATGGGGTTATCAGTGGGTTAATCAATGGGGTTATCAGTGGGTTAATCAGTTGGGTTATCAGTGGGTTTATTATCAGTGGGTTTATCAATGAGCTGTTTATTGGAGGGTTTATCAATGGGTTTATTATCGATGGGTTTATCAATGGGGTTATCAGTGGGTTATAAATGGGTTTATTATCAGTGGATTTATCAATGGGTTTATTATCAGTGGGTTAGTCAATGGGGTTATCAATGCGTTTATTATCAATGGGTTTATTATTAATGGGGTTATCAATGGGGCTATCAATGAGCTGTTTATTGGAGGGTTTGTGAATGGGATGTGTGGTGGATTTTATGAATGGCTTGATGGATGTGTTTAGCAGTGACTCGTGCCTGCATTGATAACCAAACCTCCACAAGCTCGGGAGGAGCATTCCAGGGATCCTCTGTCGGGCGTTTTCCTTCTTTTGGGTTGTTTGCTGAAGAAAGAGCTCAGATTGGACTCTATTTATTGTAACATTTCACTTTAATCTGAATCCGtgtcctctgtgtgtgtgaccaTCCCTGACTGTTCCCGAGCTTGGCTCTcgggctccctgtgctgcactgaACTTGTGCAGTTTTTAtactaaaaaccaaaaataaagattattttgaaaatttaaacGAACTAACAGATTTCTGTTGGGCCTCTGAGAACCcctttggctgctgccagccgggggtttcctcatttctttcctttttcctgctgggTTGGGAACTTCCTCTTTCGGGGTTATTATTTTTGGGGGAGTATTTAGGTTTTTTCCTGCACTCAGGCACCCACATATTCCTTCCACGGTTGGCTTCATaaattaagtggaaaaaaaaaatacccaaaccaaCTAAAACCAGCCTGTAGATCCTCAGCTCCAGGGAATTCGGGTAGATCACAAGCTCCAGCGGATTCAGGcagatcccagctccaggataTTCAGGCAGAACCTCAGCCCCAGGGAATTTAGGCAGGTTTCCAGTTTAGGtggatccccaaatccagggaatttAGGCAGAACCCCAATGCCAGGAAATTCAAGTagagccccagctgcagggaatttAAGCAGATTCCCAGCTTAGGAAGATCCCCCACCTCCAAGAAATTTTGGCAGATCTCAGCTGCGGGATATTTAGGTGCACCCCCAACTCCAGGAGATTGGGGCAGATCCCCGATgtcagggaattcagggaacATCCTAACTCCTGAAAATCCGTGTAGACCCCCGAGTCCGGGGAATTTCGGGACCGCTGTGGATGCCAGGGGTGTCCTTAGATAAAATATTCCTCCTTGTCCTTGGGCGGCGCCTCCTCCCGCGGGGCCGTGTCGGGCTCGGGCTGCTCGTAGGTGCGATACGAGCCCTGGTTCCTGTACAGGTAAATCCCGATCACCAGCAGCACCGTCAGCAGCGTGAGGAACACCAGCGTGATCACCACTGCGGGGAAGCGCGGCCAGCAGCTGTGagatctgctgctgcctgtttcCTCCTCATTCTGAGCTTCATTGTATTTGCAATAGCATTAAACCAAATATTAatggtaataaaaaaaaaaaaaaagcctgaattCAGCGGCAGATCAGCAGCAAAAGTCAGCAATGCCTGCCAAAATCTAAAGCTGAAAAAGCTTCTCAGGTGTTTGGGCGGGTGTTTGGTGAAAGCCGAGCAGCTGCGGCCCTTCCTTGGTCAATGGAGAACatttcacttactaaaagcatcaGAGCTCACCCTAAAATTACTGACTTGCTTCTACTTAAATGTCTGCTTTATGTGAGAGAGTCTTAATATACTTTAATTCATCCAAAAGTTTTAAttccatccctgagctctgatttctccctgaagaattcagagacccctgactcactgagTCTAACACCTCCCCCTCCTCTTAGAGctataaagattttttaaatagacTTATTAATTATTTGTTAAATGCATGGAGAAAGCAAGGCACTATGAAACACtaaaaaaactttatttatgACGCTAACTTTTAATTTGCTAAACAAACTATTTAAACTTAATTATTTTGAGACTTATATTACTTGCGGGCTACTTGACTTATTTAGCTAATTTAGATAATTCCAGAGGTgctttcatattaaaattagAAGCTTCCTAAGATAAGGTGGCAAATTTTGCAAAGGCAAAGACAGATAATAATTCCCACCGAGGACAACCCACGGCCAAGGGGGGCACCTGGAAGCATCAGAGCATCACTTGATTTTGTGCCTCTGCATTTAtcaaaaaatcatttttaaCTGACGCGTTACCCCGTTCCGACAACCGACAGAAGGTGGGAAACGCTGTTTTGTGGGAATTAGGGTCCTGGGATGAGGAGGGGAGCGGCCTCACCTGCGATGACGGCGGTGTCGGCGTCCTCATGGCCGGGGGGGGTGGGAGCCTTCCCCAGGTACGGGGTGGTCAGGTCTTCCTCGGGacagggggagagggaggtgaGGGGGGCTGAGCCGGCCGGGGAACGCGGCAGGAGCCCGGAAAAGCGGCTCCAGGTGCTCACCTGCGCTCAGGTGGGGCTGAGCTCCCTCCATCGCATCGGCTCCTTCCAGGTGAGGGTTTGGGGTCCTTCAGAGCTGCCAAAAACAGCGATAAAAGCGGTGAATTCCCGCTCAGTCATcacctgagctcagctggggctgagaCCCCTCCTTCAGGCGGCTCCTTCCAGGCGAGGCTCCGCCAAAAATAGGGAGAAAAGTCGTGAATTGCCCCGAAAAGCTCCTCGCGAGGGAGGTGGTGCAGCACCAGTAACGCACTGGTGTTACTGGGATTGGGGTCGGAGCCGGAGCAGGGAAAACCAGCCCCCGACTGGATTCACTCCTAAATTTTGAGAACTTCAAAACGCCTAAAAAAAGTCCTTGAAAATACCCGAAATCCGGGACCAGGAATTGCCGGGCCCACCTTGGCTGTGCCCGCtggggacccccgggaccccccaaagTGTCCCCGCGGTGGCTCCGGGGCTCGGGGCCGGGCGGCTCCGGGATTCCGTGACTCAGCGCGTCGGGAGCGAATCAAATCTCATTTGTTGGGGgttttaaaaagagaggaaatggagcggcgggagcgcggccgcggggcaggagcggggcggGACCGTGCCGGGAATTGGGGCTGGGGGAGTCGGGAATTGGGGCCTGGGAGAGGGGAGTGGGAAATTTGGGCTGGGGGGAGCCGGGAATTTGGAATGGGGTAGAAAAAGAGaattggggctgggggagaggcgGGAAtttgggctgggggagaggcgGGAAttggggatgggggagagagAGCCGGGAATTGGGGCTGGGGGAGTAATTTGGGTTCGGGGAGGAATTGGGGCGGGGTCCCAGGAGCTCGGGAAGGGAACTCTCCCCTCCCcgcagagggacagggaggggcgGGGACCCCGGGCAGCAAAGCCGGGCTCGGGCtcgggctggcagcagccacccccTCATTAAACTCAGTTTTAGTTAAAATCAGCCCTGCTTTAAACCCAGCTTTAATTTAAACCCAGCTTTGCTTTAAACCTGGTTTTGCTGTAAGACCAGTTCTGCTTAAAACCAGCCCTGCTTTAAACCTTGCTTTGTTCTAATCCGGTTTCaatttagtttttgttttgctttaaaccCAGCTTTGCATTAACCCGATTTCATTTCCTGCACAATTTTGCCTTAAGTCTGGTTTTACTTCAGTCCAGTTTTATGTTAAACCCAGCTGTTCTTTAAACTTGGTTTTGCTTTAAACTCACTTTAAACCGAACTTCACTTTAAGTCCAGCTTTTCATTAAACCCGGCTTTGAATTAAACATGATTTTGCCTTAAAACCaactttcatttaaaatcaGTTTGCTTTAGACACGATTTTGCTTTAAACACAGCTTTGCATTAAATCCGGAGTTGCTTTAATCCCAGCTTTGTTTTAAACTCGGTTTTGCTTTAAACCCAACTTCGAATTAAACCGAGTTTTGCTTCAAACAGTTTTGCTTGAAGTCCTGTTTTGCTTTAAATCCGCTTTTGCGTTAACCCAACCCTTCATTAAACCCGGCTTTGCTGTGGATCCCTCCGGGCTCTGGGCCTTTCCCAAAACGACCTTCCCacggagcagctgctgctcccgggCGGCTCCGGACTAGAACCGGGTCTAATTTCCCGCAGAGATGCCGGGATtgaaaaggagaggaggaaaaggcgCCGCTGGGCGGAACCGGAGCTGCTCCGAGTCTTGGGGAAACACGAACCAGTTCTGTGCCCCGGCACCAAAAACTGGAATCCTGGGACTCCGCAAGGGTTTAAACCCAGTTTAACCCGAGGGAAAGGTTTGGTTTCCATCGAGCTCCTGGGGGTGGATGCTCCCCTGGATCCCCCTGCTCCGCTCTGGGGCCGTGGGAAGGAGATCCCGGTCCCGATCCGCCGCTTCCCAGCGCGGAAACCCTCGGGATTTTCGGCTCCAGCCCGGAAGAGGGGGGCTGGCAGCGGCGGTGAATCATTCCCAGCGCGCTGCATCCCCACGGAATTCCGTGGTTTTAAAGCAGGGTTGTGAAAACCCCTCACGTTCCTCATTCCTGCGCTCCGGCCGAGCGGCGCCGGAGCCGTTCCCAGGGGAAACCAAAGCCGGCTCCGGTCCCGAAAACTCCTTCGAGGAGCGCTGGGGATGCAGCCCtgccatcctcatccccatccctgtccctattcatgtccccagccccaatactgtccccattcctgtccccatccctgtccccatccctgcccctaTTCCTGTCGCCATCCCCTTTCCAGTCCCCATTTCTGTCCCCATGCCTGTCCctattcctgtccccatccccaatACTGTCCCCATTTCTGTCCCTATCCCTATTCCTGCCCGTAaccctgcccccagccccaatACTctccctatccctgtccccatccccattcctgtccctatccctgtccccattcccattcctgtccccattcctgtccccattccctattcctgtccctatccctgtccccatccctgtccccattcctgtccccatccccattcctgtccccattcctgtccccattcctgtccccattcctgtccctatccctgtccccattcctgtccccattcctgtccccagccccatgcctgtccctatccctgtccccattcccattcctgtccccattcctgtccccagccccactcccgTGCCCGTTCCCGGTGCCCGGAGGACGGGAGGAGCGAACCATCCCCACGGGGATTTTTTCGGGGTGCTTGGCAGCGCCTTCTCAGCCAAGCCCCGAAtaattccccattcccatcccactTCCACTCCCATTCCCGGCGGGTGGAGGATGGGATCAGCAAACCATCCCCGCAGGTTTCCTTTGGGGGCGCtcagcagcccctccccagcccccgatcccctccccagcaggggGAGGGCGGGATTTGCTGCTCACCCTCGTTTCTTCTCCGTCACTTTGGGATGATCCCCCGGGATCAGCCCGCTGCTCCCGCTGTTTCCCCCTCAGCTTTCCTGCCGGATTTCCT
It encodes:
- the SMAGP gene encoding small cell adhesion glycoprotein, whose translation is MEGAQPHLSADLTTPYLGKAPTPPGHEDADTAVIAVVITLVFLTLLTVLLVIGIYLYRNQGSYRTYEQPEPDTAPREEAPPKDKEEYFI
- the DAZAP2 gene encoding DAZ-associated protein 2 gives rise to the protein MNGKGAAGPGPSGPFDRSPRPERGAFKGAGWAGPGAGPGAVPSPALLPRLCRCRPPTQPLRLRTPSSTGSALSPWALLAPPAYPGVSLYLSPGALGCPAGYFPLGQVCPPGSTLLLGAGLGAGGTGSIPVSGGGLG